The Sorangiineae bacterium MSr11954 DNA segment CCTTTGCGAGCTTTGGACGCGAGGAGGCCGAGGGCGCGCTCCTGCCCGTGTTTGCCCGCATCGAGGACGCAGAGACGGTGGGCGTCCTCCTGCAAGCGAACGCGTCGGGTGATCTCAGCTCGATGCGCGACGCGGCCTGAACACCATGGCCGCGCAGGCGAGGGCCAGGATGGCGACCTGAAGCCCCAAGGTGCGCGGGTTGGAGCCTCCAATTTTGGCGATGACATAGCCGGAGACGGAGCCCGCGACCATCTGCAGAAAGCCAATGAGGGCGGACGCGGTGCCGGCGATCTCGGGCACCGGCTCCATGGCCATGGCGGCCGAGCTGGGCACCACCAGGCCGATGCCCACGAAGCACCCCACCACCGGCACCATCAAGCCGAGCACGCCGGCGGCGGGCACCTGCACGAGCGCCGCGAGCGCCAAGGCGGCGACGAACAAGGTGAGGCCGCCCAAGGTCACCACCCGGCGCGTGGGCCGGCCCGTCTTGAGAAGGCGCCCCCCGGCCGCGGACCCCGCCATGAGCGCCAGGGCGGTGGCGCCGAAATAGAAGCCGTAGTGCGACGGTTCCACCTTGTAGCCATCGATGAGCACGAAGGGGGAGCCGGAGATGAACGCAAACTGGGCCGCGAAGGAGAGCGCGATGACGGCCGAGGGCCCGCGCGTGCCCCGCGTGCGAAAGAAGCGCCCGACGGACGAGGCGATGGCCCCCAGCGCGAGAGGGCGCCGCTCGGCCAAGGTCTCCTCGAGCGAGAGCGCCGTCATGACGCCCAGCGCGATGCCGCAGAGCCCCAGGGTGGTGAAAATCGCCCGCCAGCCCAGGTGCACGAGCAAAAATCCGCCCACGATGGGCGCCAGCATCGGCGCCAGGCAAAGGACCGCCGTCATGGTGGCAAAGAGCCGCGCGGCTTCGGAGCCCGCGTGCGTATCGCGCACCATGGCGCGCGCGATCACGGTGCCCGAGGCCGCCCCCGTGCCTTGCACGAAGCGCAGCGCGATGAGGACCGAGAGGTTCGTGGTGATCGCGCACGCGAGGCCGGCCAGGGAAAAAACGGCCAGGCCCGCGAGCAAGAGCCTTCGGCGGCCCAGCGCGTCGGAGACATAACCGACGATGAGCTGCCCGATGGCGTATCCGAGCAAGAAAAGGCTGAGGGTGAGCTGGGTGCGGTCGGAGCCCACGCCGAACTCGCGCATCAATGTCGGCTGGGCCGGCAGGCTCATATCGATGGAGAGGGCGGTCATCCCGGTGAGGGCTGCCAGCGAGCCGATCCATCGCGGCGATCCAACGAGCGCGCGGAAAGGCAAGCCGCGGGGAGGAGGAGGCGTGGAGCCCAAATGCAAGAGAGACGACATTCGTGAGGAGAACTCGGGGTATAACCCGAATGTGGCAGGAGTTGGGTACCTCGTCAGTTCCAAGTATCGCCTGGTGCGCCTTTTGGGTGACGGCGGGATGGGTTCGGTTTACGAGGCCGTCCACGAGGTGCTTGGGTCGCGTGTGGCCATCAAGCTTTTGCACCCCGAGCTGGCCGGGCGATCGGGGCTGATCGATCGCTTTCTGCAAGAGGCTCGGGTGGCCGCGCAGATCCGCAGCCCCCACGTCGTGCAGGTGATGGACGTGGATCGCACCCCCGAGGGGCTCGCGTACATCGTGATGGAGCTGCTCCAGGGCGAGCCCCTTTCGAGCGTGCTCGAACGCGAGCGCAAGGTCCCGATCCCGCTCTCCTGCGCGTACACGAAGCAGATCCTGGAGGCGCTGGAGGCGGCGCATGCGCTGGGCGTCACCCACCGCGATTTGAAGCCCGAGAACGTGTTCGTCACCTTCTCGGCCGGGCACCCGGTGCTCAAGCTGATCGACTTCGGCATCGCCAAGTTTCGAACGAGCGAGCCGGGCGCGCCCCGAAACCTCACGGTGGCCGGTGTGGTGATGGGCACCGCCGAGTACATGGCCCCGGAGCAGGCTTACTCCGCCGACCGCGCCGATGCACGCTCCGATTTGTACGCCGTCGGGGTGATGCTCTACGAGATGATCGCCGGCGTGCGCCCCGTGGAGGGCGAGGGCGACGCGCGCATCATCGCCGCGCGCGTGGAGCAGGGCGACGTGAAGCCGCTGGTGCACGCGGCGCCCGACGTTCCGCGCGAGCTCGCAGGGCTGGTGCACCGCGCGATGGCGGCGCGCCCCGATCTGCGCTTCGCCAGCGCGACCGAGATGCGCTTGGCGCTCGAGAAAGTTTCGCTGGCCTCCGACCTCGGGCGCGCGCCCACCAAGCCGCTGGGCGCCGCCGCGCTGGTGGGGCCTGGGGTGGGGCCCGGGACGGTGCTGGGGGCGCCGGCGGACGCGGTGTTC contains these protein-coding regions:
- a CDS encoding multidrug effflux MFS transporter; the protein is MSSLLHLGSTPPPPRGLPFRALVGSPRWIGSLAALTGMTALSIDMSLPAQPTLMREFGVGSDRTQLTLSLFLLGYAIGQLIVGYVSDALGRRRLLLAGLAVFSLAGLACAITTNLSVLIALRFVQGTGAASGTVIARAMVRDTHAGSEAARLFATMTAVLCLAPMLAPIVGGFLLVHLGWRAIFTTLGLCGIALGVMTALSLEETLAERRPLALGAIASSVGRFFRTRGTRGPSAVIALSFAAQFAFISGSPFVLIDGYKVEPSHYGFYFGATALALMAGSAAGGRLLKTGRPTRRVVTLGGLTLFVAALALAALVQVPAAGVLGLMVPVVGCFVGIGLVVPSSAAMAMEPVPEIAGTASALIGFLQMVAGSVSGYVIAKIGGSNPRTLGLQVAILALACAAMVFRPRRASS
- a CDS encoding protein kinase, giving the protein MGSVYEAVHEVLGSRVAIKLLHPELAGRSGLIDRFLQEARVAAQIRSPHVVQVMDVDRTPEGLAYIVMELLQGEPLSSVLERERKVPIPLSCAYTKQILEALEAAHALGVTHRDLKPENVFVTFSAGHPVLKLIDFGIAKFRTSEPGAPRNLTVAGVVMGTAEYMAPEQAYSADRADARSDLYAVGVMLYEMIAGVRPVEGEGDARIIAARVEQGDVKPLVHAAPDVPRELAGLVHRAMAARPDLRFASATEMRLALEKVSLASDLGRAPTKPLGAAALVGPGVGPGTVLGAPADAVFAAAPGPSLSGATVLGAVQLPVAPPPPGAPPQVYVMDPGALAAGAPPHAHVPPHAQMQVHPQMQAHARVSTPYRSPEPRRKPASRGWLWLLVPLVLGLGGAITYAAISWQSDGDVTASPGTPAATYPPPPATPADSATNAQTPAPPANTLAPLTGTGQPPRPTTPGARPSPKPSSAPSASASSPGGAVPFPSIPIPLPSAIPLPSAIPLPSTFPTALPSGFPPLPSGMPGGFPSTLPPFPSTIPPLGPAPAPAPAGS